In the genome of Halostella limicola, one region contains:
- a CDS encoding TorD/DmsD family molecular chaperone — protein MDTDALYDARIELLDFAIDALGDVPSEAFIADLAEEVTVPDDEVNPALDEGFDALERFAERTADRPADALREDLAGEYTRLFVGPRPLVVPHETHYRDDTKFVGEGLAEVEESYAAVGWEPPEDYPEENDFVAVELGFLRNLVRRQRNGEVEAFGYERVFLDEHLLRWIDDFAADVREETDEDLYLAAAGIAEGLVAFEDELAAQMVS, from the coding sequence ATGGACACAGACGCACTCTACGACGCACGGATCGAGCTGCTCGACTTCGCGATCGACGCCCTCGGCGACGTTCCCTCGGAGGCGTTCATCGCCGACCTCGCCGAGGAGGTGACCGTCCCCGACGACGAGGTCAACCCCGCGCTCGACGAGGGGTTCGACGCGCTGGAACGGTTCGCGGAGCGGACCGCGGACCGCCCGGCCGACGCCCTGCGGGAGGACCTCGCGGGCGAGTACACCCGCCTGTTCGTCGGGCCGCGCCCCCTCGTCGTCCCCCACGAGACCCACTACCGGGACGACACGAAGTTCGTGGGCGAGGGGCTCGCGGAGGTCGAGGAGAGCTACGCCGCCGTCGGGTGGGAGCCGCCGGAGGACTACCCGGAGGAGAACGACTTCGTCGCGGTCGAACTGGGCTTCCTCCGGAACCTCGTCCGGCGACAGCGCAACGGCGAGGTCGAGGCGTTCGGTTACGAGCGGGTGTTCCTCGACGAGCACCTCCTCAGGTGGATCGACGACTTCGCCGCGGACGTGCGCGAGGAGACCGACGAGGACCTCTATCTCGCCGCCGCCGGCATCGCCGAGGGCCTCGTCGCGTTCGAGGACGAACTCGCGGCGCAGATGGTCTCCTGA
- a CDS encoding HalOD1 output domain-containing protein produces MPALQRGTNDNYVYSVLQSIAADRGTDPTELPPLTRAVDPDALERLLDSPGTASVTFSYCGYEVTVTGDGGVSLNGD; encoded by the coding sequence ATGCCTGCACTGCAGCGGGGGACTAACGACAACTACGTCTACTCCGTTCTCCAGAGTATCGCTGCCGACCGGGGGACCGATCCGACGGAACTGCCGCCGCTCACGCGCGCCGTCGACCCCGACGCGCTGGAACGGCTCCTCGATTCGCCCGGGACGGCGTCCGTCACGTTCAGCTACTGCGGGTACGAGGTGACCGTGACCGGCGACGGCGGCGTCTCGCTCAACGGCGACTGA
- a CDS encoding aldehyde ferredoxin oxidoreductase family protein gives MSHRAPAGLLRVDLSDGTVKSERVPERWRRDYVGGKGLGARYLYEELDPGADPLGPENVLLFMHGPLSAALPGEPRYAAVTKSPLTGTFLDSYSGGEFAERLRGALGDHLGLLVTGRAEEPVRIEIEDGEATVEPTDSWGEDAVATCEAHPDAAVACVGPAGENAVEYATIASDEANHHAGRGGAGAVMGAKRLKAVVVRGDPPDGDDFDDLRDRAAAAYGDAEVGRWQRASGTVESAEFANEVGVLSTRGWQESGFEGTDAIGVEAVRDAATGRENEDADVPGGFRVDTDDGEYVPRGASAMSLGAGLGVDEFDAVAALGETCDRLGVDVISAGSSVAWAVRASETGAIDREFSFGDAESARTLIEEIAGRETPLGDALADGVDAAAERFGGGDLVPTVKAMELPGYDPRGSRAMALAYATSDRGGCHRRARPVEEEVFGDWSDGDRVRAVIAEQDRRSLVWSLVGDDFGGEVLDDLAAEWFAAVGQDRTPEGLRTAGERIWTLVRLFNVREGFDRADDELPPVLTESVDDADGIDPTAFDDLLRRYYAARSWDRRGRPTRALCDRLGLLDTVDDDTPVADAPATPPEQ, from the coding sequence ATGTCACACCGCGCGCCTGCAGGGCTTCTCCGTGTCGACCTTTCGGACGGCACCGTTAAGAGCGAACGGGTCCCCGAGCGCTGGCGCCGCGACTACGTCGGCGGGAAGGGACTCGGCGCGCGCTACCTGTACGAGGAGCTCGACCCGGGGGCGGACCCGCTCGGGCCCGAGAACGTCCTGCTGTTCATGCACGGCCCGCTCTCGGCCGCGCTGCCGGGCGAGCCCCGGTACGCGGCCGTCACGAAGTCGCCGCTGACCGGGACCTTCCTCGACTCCTACAGCGGCGGCGAGTTCGCCGAGCGGCTCCGCGGGGCGCTCGGCGACCACCTCGGCTTGCTCGTCACCGGCCGCGCCGAGGAACCGGTTCGGATCGAGATCGAGGACGGCGAGGCGACCGTCGAGCCGACCGATTCGTGGGGCGAGGACGCCGTGGCGACGTGCGAGGCCCATCCGGACGCCGCGGTGGCCTGCGTCGGCCCCGCCGGCGAGAACGCCGTCGAGTACGCGACCATCGCCTCGGACGAGGCGAACCACCACGCCGGCCGCGGCGGGGCGGGCGCGGTCATGGGAGCGAAGCGGCTCAAGGCGGTCGTCGTCCGCGGCGACCCGCCGGACGGGGACGACTTCGACGACCTGCGGGACCGCGCCGCGGCGGCCTACGGCGACGCCGAGGTCGGCCGCTGGCAGCGCGCCAGCGGTACGGTCGAGTCCGCGGAGTTCGCGAACGAGGTCGGCGTCCTCTCGACCCGCGGCTGGCAAGAGAGCGGGTTCGAGGGGACCGACGCCATCGGCGTCGAGGCGGTCCGCGACGCCGCCACGGGCCGGGAGAACGAGGACGCGGACGTGCCGGGCGGGTTCCGCGTCGACACCGACGACGGCGAGTACGTCCCCCGCGGGGCGAGCGCGATGTCGCTCGGCGCGGGGCTGGGCGTCGACGAGTTCGACGCCGTGGCGGCGCTCGGCGAGACCTGCGACCGCCTCGGCGTCGACGTCATCAGCGCCGGGAGCTCGGTGGCGTGGGCCGTCCGCGCGAGCGAGACCGGCGCGATAGACCGCGAGTTCTCGTTCGGCGACGCCGAGAGCGCCCGGACGCTCATCGAGGAGATCGCCGGCCGCGAGACGCCGCTGGGCGACGCGCTGGCCGACGGCGTCGACGCCGCGGCCGAGCGCTTCGGCGGGGGCGACCTCGTGCCGACCGTGAAGGCGATGGAGCTACCGGGGTACGACCCCCGCGGTTCCCGCGCGATGGCGCTCGCGTACGCCACCAGCGACCGCGGCGGCTGTCACCGCCGCGCCCGCCCCGTCGAGGAGGAGGTGTTCGGCGACTGGTCGGACGGCGACCGCGTCCGCGCCGTGATCGCCGAGCAGGACCGCCGGTCGCTGGTCTGGAGCCTCGTCGGCGACGACTTCGGCGGCGAGGTGCTCGACGACCTGGCCGCGGAGTGGTTCGCCGCCGTCGGGCAGGACCGCACGCCGGAGGGCCTCCGGACGGCCGGCGAGCGGATCTGGACGCTGGTCCGCCTGTTCAACGTCCGCGAGGGGTTCGACCGCGCGGACGACGAGCTGCCGCCCGTGCTGACCGAGTCGGTTGACGACGCCGACGGCATCGACCCGACGGCGTTCGACGACCTCCTGCGGCGCTACTACGCGGCCCGCAGCTGGGACCGCCGCGGCCGCCCGACGAGGGCGCTGTGTGACAGGCTCGGACTGCTCGACACCGTGGACGACGATACCCCCGTCGCGGACGCTCCCGCGACTCCCCCAGAGCAATGA
- a CDS encoding Mrp/NBP35 family ATP-binding protein, which produces MDEDDVLDLLRDVEDPDLGDDIVSLNLVNDVTVEDGTARVSLALGAPYSPNETAIAERVREVLSDAGLETDLSAEVDSGLSADEQVLPNVENIIAVASGKGGVGKSTVAVNLAAGLSQMGARVGLFDADVYGPNVPRMVDAEEVPQATADETIIPPEQFGMKLMSMAFLVGEDDPVIWRGPMVHKILTQLWEDVDWGHLDYMVVDLPPGTGDTQLTLLQSVPIAGSVIVTTPQEVALDDARKGLEMFGKHDTPVLGIAENMATFRCPDCGSDHPIFGEGGGERFAEEHQMPFLGSIPLDPEVRHGGDEGEPVVLDGDSETGQAFRDMTERVANNVGIVKRRRQ; this is translated from the coding sequence ATGGACGAAGACGACGTTCTCGACCTGCTGCGCGACGTCGAGGACCCTGACCTCGGAGACGACATCGTTTCGCTGAACCTCGTCAACGACGTGACCGTCGAGGACGGGACCGCGCGGGTCTCGCTCGCGCTCGGCGCGCCGTACTCGCCGAACGAGACGGCGATCGCCGAGCGCGTCCGCGAGGTGCTCTCGGACGCCGGGCTGGAGACCGACCTGTCCGCGGAGGTCGACAGCGGTCTCTCGGCCGACGAGCAGGTGCTCCCGAACGTCGAGAACATCATCGCCGTCGCGAGCGGGAAAGGCGGCGTCGGCAAGAGCACCGTCGCCGTCAACCTCGCCGCCGGCCTCTCGCAGATGGGCGCGCGCGTCGGCCTGTTCGACGCGGACGTCTACGGGCCGAACGTCCCGCGGATGGTCGACGCCGAGGAGGTGCCACAGGCCACCGCCGACGAGACGATCATCCCGCCCGAGCAGTTCGGCATGAAGCTGATGAGCATGGCCTTCCTCGTCGGCGAGGACGACCCCGTCATCTGGCGCGGCCCGATGGTCCACAAGATCCTCACCCAGCTCTGGGAGGACGTCGACTGGGGGCACCTCGACTACATGGTCGTCGACCTGCCGCCGGGCACCGGCGACACGCAGCTTACCCTGCTCCAGAGCGTTCCCATCGCGGGGTCGGTCATCGTCACGACGCCCCAGGAGGTCGCGCTCGACGACGCGCGCAAGGGCCTGGAGATGTTCGGCAAGCACGACACCCCCGTGCTCGGCATCGCCGAGAACATGGCGACGTTCAGGTGTCCCGACTGCGGGAGCGACCACCCCATCTTCGGCGAGGGCGGAGGCGAGCGCTTCGCCGAGGAGCATCAGATGCCGTTCCTCGGGTCCATCCCGCTGGACCCGGAGGTCCGCCACGGCGGCGACGAGGGCGAGCCCGTCGTCCTCGACGGGGACAGCGAGACGGGACAGGCGTTCCGCGACATGACCGAGCGCGTCGCGAACAACGTCGGCATCGTCAAGCGCCGGCGGCAGTAG
- a CDS encoding molybdenum cofactor guanylyltransferase, translating to MSDRSSAGKSAEGTGRRAGVIVAGGRSTRFGDEDKAVADLAGTPMIRRVADGIAGVVDELVVNCRADQVDAIRAAMAEYDRDVTFAEDPDPDEGPVAGIRTGLRAAEAEYAAVVACDMPFVEPAVVDYLFDRAAGRDAAVPQLDDQWFQTTQAVYRADAMADACEEALAAGERKIVAPLFDLDYVVVDEDEIREVGTLDTFENLNTYEEFEAAAQRFEASSGE from the coding sequence ATGAGTGATCGTAGCTCAGCGGGAAAGTCAGCGGAAGGTACAGGACGCCGGGCCGGCGTGATCGTCGCTGGCGGGCGGTCGACGCGGTTCGGCGACGAGGACAAGGCGGTCGCCGACCTCGCCGGGACGCCGATGATCCGGCGGGTCGCGGACGGGATCGCCGGCGTGGTCGACGAGCTCGTCGTCAACTGCCGCGCCGACCAGGTCGACGCGATCCGGGCGGCGATGGCGGAGTACGACCGCGACGTGACGTTCGCCGAGGACCCCGACCCCGACGAGGGGCCGGTGGCGGGCATCAGGACGGGCCTGCGGGCGGCGGAGGCGGAGTACGCCGCCGTCGTCGCCTGCGACATGCCGTTCGTCGAGCCCGCCGTCGTCGACTACCTGTTCGACCGGGCGGCGGGGCGCGACGCCGCCGTTCCGCAACTGGACGACCAGTGGTTCCAGACGACGCAGGCCGTCTACCGCGCGGACGCGATGGCCGACGCCTGCGAGGAGGCGCTCGCGGCGGGCGAGCGCAAGATCGTCGCACCCCTGTTCGACCTCGACTACGTCGTCGTGGACGAGGACGAGATCCGGGAGGTCGGGACGCTCGACACCTTCGAGAACCTGAACACGTACGAGGAGTTCGAGGCCGCCGCCCAGCGCTTCGAGGCATCGTCTGGAGAGTAA
- a CDS encoding ECF transporter S component family protein — MTNRYAVRQHPVLTALVLLVGAWLFLTVLNVFTSMGATGPFEGYIGHTPASGWVGLAVLLAALGFLVVVYGELGESGPLPDTFPPDESAERGHGGGREHHHTQRSERMASARTDRTEPRTYYECQRCGTVSESDEAIEEPHTRYCGVCEAETEWVPANEEGRRE, encoded by the coding sequence ATGACCAACCGATACGCTGTCCGGCAGCATCCGGTCCTCACGGCGCTCGTGTTGCTGGTCGGGGCGTGGCTGTTCCTCACCGTCCTGAACGTGTTCACGTCGATGGGCGCGACCGGGCCGTTCGAGGGGTACATCGGGCACACGCCGGCGAGCGGGTGGGTCGGGCTGGCGGTGCTCCTCGCCGCGCTCGGCTTCCTCGTCGTGGTGTACGGCGAACTGGGCGAGTCGGGGCCGCTACCCGACACCTTCCCGCCGGACGAGTCCGCCGAGCGCGGTCACGGCGGCGGGCGCGAGCACCACCACACCCAGCGCTCCGAGCGGATGGCGTCGGCCCGGACCGACCGGACGGAGCCGCGGACGTACTACGAGTGCCAGCGTTGCGGGACCGTCTCCGAGTCCGACGAGGCCATCGAGGAGCCGCACACCCGCTACTGCGGCGTCTGCGAGGCCGAGACCGAGTGGGTGCCGGCGAACGAGGAGGGCCGGCGGGAATGA
- a CDS encoding DUF7405 family protein, whose amino-acid sequence MERRRALLGKLAGIAGAVGLAGCSNPLAASRSETDLDLDPNPHADVLPDRQHAQSAYVRQDDHGNPLLPRHHRVLLLDLEASPSVETGRTIERAMRALEAAFDWSPSGLFHLLAWGPGYFERVGALDAVPVRRPEVLSRTDDPDLLDIDAALVLSSDVPSHLGAAENAMVGNRDSIGDVPVDDKLGDAFSTVGRRTGFVGEGLPVEHTGAEGIPEDPPLSEGDRMFMGFRSGLRGTQASEDRVTIDDGPYGGGTTMHLSHLTQSLTRWFDAFDEEERVARMFSPEFDADDVEGFTDTVPFSDAVPEHASEHDVVGHHEKVARVREDGEPIVLRRDFNTVDGGRAGVHFLSFQASLDDFEKTRKAMNGWYVRDESERVRDTDNNGILKFITVRSRANFYVPTREYRALPGF is encoded by the coding sequence ATGGAACGGCGCCGCGCCCTCCTCGGCAAGCTCGCCGGCATCGCCGGGGCCGTCGGCCTCGCGGGGTGTTCCAACCCGCTCGCGGCCTCCCGGTCCGAGACGGATCTGGACCTCGACCCGAACCCGCACGCGGACGTCCTCCCCGACCGACAGCACGCCCAGTCGGCGTACGTGAGACAGGACGACCACGGGAACCCGCTGCTTCCCCGCCACCACCGCGTCCTGCTGCTCGACCTGGAGGCGTCGCCGTCGGTCGAGACTGGGCGGACGATAGAGCGAGCGATGCGGGCGCTGGAAGCGGCCTTCGACTGGTCGCCGAGCGGGCTCTTCCACCTCCTCGCCTGGGGGCCGGGCTACTTCGAGCGGGTCGGCGCGCTCGACGCGGTCCCGGTCCGCCGCCCCGAGGTACTCTCGCGGACGGACGACCCCGACCTGCTCGACATCGACGCCGCGCTCGTGCTGTCGAGCGACGTTCCCTCCCACCTCGGGGCCGCGGAGAACGCCATGGTCGGGAACCGCGACTCGATCGGCGACGTGCCGGTCGACGACAAGCTCGGCGACGCGTTCTCGACCGTCGGGCGCCGGACGGGGTTCGTGGGCGAGGGGCTGCCGGTCGAACACACCGGCGCGGAGGGGATCCCGGAGGATCCCCCGCTGTCCGAGGGCGACCGGATGTTCATGGGCTTTCGCTCCGGCCTGCGCGGCACGCAGGCCAGCGAGGACCGTGTCACCATCGACGACGGTCCCTACGGCGGGGGGACGACCATGCACCTGAGCCACCTCACGCAGTCGCTCACGCGGTGGTTCGACGCGTTCGACGAGGAGGAGCGCGTCGCCCGGATGTTCTCCCCCGAGTTCGACGCCGACGACGTCGAGGGGTTCACCGACACCGTCCCGTTCAGCGACGCGGTCCCGGAGCACGCGAGCGAGCACGACGTCGTCGGCCACCACGAGAAGGTCGCCCGCGTCCGGGAGGACGGGGAACCGATCGTCCTCCGGCGAGACTTCAACACCGTCGACGGCGGCCGGGCGGGCGTCCACTTCCTCTCCTTTCAGGCGTCGCTCGACGACTTCGAGAAGACGCGCAAGGCGATGAACGGCTGGTACGTCCGCGACGAGAGCGAGCGCGTCCGCGACACGGACAACAACGGCATCCTGAAGTTTATCACCGTCCGATCGCGGGCGAACTTCTACGTCCCGACGCGGGAGTACCGGGCGCTGCCCGGGTTCTGA
- a CDS encoding DUF7124 domain-containing protein, with amino-acid sequence MTERIDLDDVDAGEPDDGDESNEGDWIWRDEGDDDAPVSTQSAADAPVGPSSAGDGAADDGSPSSDEEDAPTPSKPASSEGGSADASNAADASGEARVPHVPRESHGSPAGIPKETGGAGAGSGSGGQGTEASNDAGGTGAEPPESAASGPHGGGVDEMATAFTYEALKRLSNPAAAVADAKRWSDWIGIVGDVPAHVIGTFQREHGIDADFFNGTGTGPGERLAGIDEHSMFYSERMVVVGVAGEEPIAEEAGWEFVPLADAAANAGWDAEAGSERD; translated from the coding sequence ATGACCGAACGGATCGATCTGGACGATGTCGACGCCGGCGAACCGGACGACGGAGACGAGTCGAACGAGGGCGACTGGATCTGGCGCGACGAGGGCGACGATGACGCCCCCGTCTCGACGCAGTCGGCGGCGGACGCGCCGGTCGGCCCCTCGTCTGCCGGAGACGGCGCTGCCGACGACGGTAGCCCGTCATCGGACGAGGAGGATGCCCCGACGCCGTCGAAGCCCGCGTCGAGTGAAGGCGGGTCGGCCGATGCCTCCAACGCCGCCGACGCGAGCGGCGAGGCCCGGGTCCCCCACGTCCCGCGTGAATCGCACGGGAGTCCAGCGGGGATCCCCAAGGAGACCGGCGGGGCCGGCGCGGGATCCGGCTCGGGCGGTCAGGGGACCGAGGCGTCGAACGACGCGGGCGGCACTGGCGCCGAGCCGCCGGAATCGGCGGCGAGCGGCCCTCACGGGGGCGGCGTCGACGAGATGGCGACGGCGTTCACCTACGAGGCGCTGAAACGGCTCTCGAACCCCGCGGCCGCCGTCGCCGACGCGAAGCGCTGGTCGGACTGGATCGGTATCGTGGGGGACGTGCCCGCCCACGTCATCGGCACGTTCCAGCGCGAGCACGGCATCGACGCCGACTTCTTCAACGGGACCGGCACCGGGCCCGGCGAGCGGCTGGCCGGGATCGACGAACACTCGATGTTCTACTCCGAACGCATGGTCGTCGTCGGCGTCGCGGGCGAGGAGCCCATCGCCGAGGAAGCCGGCTGGGAGTTCGTCCCACTCGCCGACGCCGCGGCGAACGCCGGGTGGGACGCGGAGGCAGGTTCCGAAAGGGACTGA
- a CDS encoding 4Fe-4S dicluster domain-containing protein — translation MNTGAFVCSCGDSCRVDLEGAREGVKGVDVAASSSRLCGDDGLRKVAHVIDEYDLDELLVTAVDDGCKERFRRLAEEEGLHPEAVAFVDHREGAGWVHDEAAATEKTSRMLNARYAGRQEEPISRSVSREAGDRVAVVGDAETASALAGDADVTLIANGGEYAGADVDLDDVNVERGRVTHVGGEYGGFELTLEARVTEDCISCMECVREGPDGLVSRKPVDIAPEAPDGEWTDCCPTDAIEMGGVERTVEADQVIYPAARSKDRGGRIGFYTGPVDAGTVAAVERLLGGVEKPDHLDIDMDVCASGASSQRGCNECVEACPHGAVARPRIDEVEFDPVACQDCGACTSSCPTGAVKLRDPSNERIAREVETLVEAPDTGGLLGGGDPIGEQVVAFVCSESAEEALREYGRLSAAGRDLEYPPVLPVRVNCTDTVGEAHALHALAAGADGVAVVGCGGSCLHSGPDPKAELVERVNAACRDLGLGERMTFLAPDPTDPDEFVDSLSSFVDGVGESPVPAGGYEASGDVDDGRATPPFDNHSWALESVRAILDHVDPERDVIRGLKNFGRMEVSDDACALTPTCTNLCPTDAIRREGSDLQFDHERCVNCGLCEDGCPESAITMRDGLDLSLLPENRDGLVDLDPGWTTVYEGEMLACVRCGREFTSVESAEKVESEVGDQVAGLAPNAEHSVFEYCNDCRPKLLFDGA, via the coding sequence ATGAATACGGGGGCCTTCGTCTGTTCCTGCGGTGACTCGTGTCGCGTGGACCTGGAAGGTGCACGCGAGGGGGTAAAGGGCGTCGACGTCGCGGCGAGTTCGAGCCGGCTCTGCGGCGACGACGGCCTGCGGAAAGTGGCGCACGTGATAGACGAGTACGACCTCGACGAGCTGCTCGTCACGGCCGTCGACGACGGCTGCAAGGAGCGGTTCCGCCGGCTCGCGGAGGAGGAGGGACTCCACCCCGAGGCGGTCGCGTTCGTCGACCACCGCGAAGGCGCGGGATGGGTTCACGACGAGGCGGCCGCGACCGAGAAGACCAGCCGGATGCTGAACGCCAGGTACGCCGGCCGGCAGGAGGAACCGATCTCCCGGAGCGTGTCACGGGAGGCCGGCGACCGGGTCGCCGTCGTCGGCGACGCGGAGACGGCGAGCGCGCTGGCCGGGGACGCCGACGTGACGCTGATCGCCAACGGCGGGGAGTACGCCGGCGCGGACGTCGACCTCGACGACGTGAACGTCGAGCGGGGGCGCGTCACGCACGTCGGCGGCGAGTACGGCGGGTTCGAGCTCACCCTGGAAGCGCGCGTCACCGAGGACTGCATCTCCTGCATGGAGTGCGTCCGCGAGGGGCCGGACGGGCTCGTCTCCCGCAAACCCGTCGACATCGCGCCGGAGGCGCCCGACGGCGAGTGGACGGACTGCTGTCCGACGGACGCCATCGAGATGGGCGGCGTCGAGCGGACCGTCGAGGCCGACCAGGTGATCTATCCGGCCGCCCGATCGAAGGACCGTGGCGGCCGCATCGGCTTCTACACGGGGCCGGTCGACGCCGGCACGGTCGCCGCCGTCGAGCGCCTGCTCGGCGGCGTGGAGAAGCCCGATCACCTCGACATCGACATGGACGTCTGCGCGTCGGGCGCGTCGAGCCAGCGCGGGTGCAACGAGTGCGTCGAGGCGTGCCCCCACGGCGCGGTCGCGCGCCCGCGGATCGACGAGGTCGAGTTCGATCCGGTGGCCTGTCAGGACTGCGGCGCGTGCACGAGTTCGTGTCCGACCGGCGCGGTCAAGCTGCGGGACCCCTCGAACGAGCGCATCGCCCGCGAGGTGGAGACGCTGGTCGAGGCCCCCGACACCGGGGGGCTGCTCGGCGGCGGCGACCCCATCGGCGAGCAGGTGGTCGCGTTCGTCTGCTCGGAGTCCGCCGAGGAGGCGCTCAGGGAGTACGGCCGCCTCTCGGCCGCCGGCCGGGACCTGGAGTATCCGCCGGTCCTCCCGGTGCGCGTGAACTGCACGGACACGGTCGGCGAGGCGCACGCGCTGCACGCGCTGGCAGCGGGCGCTGACGGCGTCGCGGTCGTCGGCTGCGGCGGGAGCTGCCTGCATTCGGGGCCGGACCCGAAGGCCGAACTCGTCGAGCGGGTCAACGCCGCCTGCCGGGACCTCGGCCTCGGCGAGCGGATGACGTTCCTCGCGCCCGACCCGACCGACCCCGACGAGTTCGTCGACTCGCTGTCGTCGTTCGTCGACGGGGTCGGCGAGTCGCCGGTGCCGGCGGGCGGCTACGAGGCGTCGGGCGACGTCGACGACGGGCGGGCGACGCCCCCGTTCGACAACCACTCGTGGGCGCTCGAGAGCGTGCGGGCGATCCTCGACCACGTCGACCCCGAGCGCGACGTGATCCGCGGCCTGAAGAACTTCGGCCGGATGGAGGTCTCTGACGACGCCTGCGCGCTGACGCCGACCTGCACGAACCTCTGTCCGACCGACGCCATCCGGCGGGAGGGCAGCGACCTGCAGTTCGACCACGAGCGCTGCGTGAACTGCGGCCTCTGCGAGGACGGCTGTCCCGAGTCGGCGATCACGATGCGCGACGGCCTCGACCTCTCGTTGCTGCCCGAGAACCGCGACGGCCTCGTCGACCTCGACCCCGGCTGGACCACCGTCTACGAGGGCGAGATGCTCGCCTGTGTCCGCTGCGGCCGGGAGTTCACCAGCGTCGAGTCGGCCGAGAAGGTGGAGTCCGAGGTCGGCGACCAGGTGGCGGGCCTCGCGCCGAACGCCGAGCATAGCGTGTTCGAGTACTGCAACGACTGCCGACCCAAGCTGCTGTTCGACGGCGCCTGA
- a CDS encoding Lrp/AsnC family transcriptional regulator, with amino-acid sequence MEPPDLDDVDRGILHMLQLDARNNSASVIADEVGVAPNTVRNRIDRLEAAGVIRGYHPHIDYERAGFQLRVVFVCTARVAERGDLADRVLDVEGVVGVTEILSGTENILVEAVSDTTDDLTRIAAGLEDLGLEIRDERFVKNARVQPFDNFGVDEARE; translated from the coding sequence ATGGAGCCGCCAGACCTCGACGACGTCGACCGCGGTATCCTGCACATGCTCCAGCTCGACGCCAGAAACAACTCCGCATCGGTCATCGCCGACGAGGTGGGCGTCGCACCGAACACCGTCCGGAACCGCATCGACCGCCTCGAAGCGGCCGGCGTGATCCGGGGGTACCACCCGCACATCGACTACGAACGGGCGGGATTCCAGCTTCGCGTCGTCTTCGTCTGCACCGCACGCGTCGCGGAGCGGGGCGACCTCGCCGACCGCGTTCTGGACGTCGAGGGCGTCGTCGGCGTGACGGAGATCCTCTCGGGAACCGAGAACATCCTCGTGGAGGCCGTCAGCGACACGACCGACGACCTCACCCGGATCGCGGCCGGGCTGGAGGACCTCGGCCTCGAGATCCGGGACGAGCGCTTCGTCAAGAACGCCCGCGTCCAGCCGTTCGACAACTTCGGCGTCGACGAAGCCCGGGAGTGA